Genomic window (Vigna radiata var. radiata cultivar VC1973A chromosome 1, Vradiata_ver6, whole genome shotgun sequence):
TAAATCATGTAAATTGTTCAAAAGTCggtttaaaaactatttaatatataaaaaataacgaTATTTGAGTTAAAAGactatatgtttttatatttagactgcattaaaaaaaacttgaagattaaattgtattaaagtttgaaacaaaataaattacaatttcttcaaaatttaaaaacttaaaatatatgtagCCAAAAGTTTAATTggctaaaatattaaaaccgtATAATTAGGTCcaataatatgtaaaaattaactACATTTAagttaaaagattatatattttttttatttaaaaattatatcaaaaggTTTGAAGATTAAATTCATCAAAAATTCGAACAAAAACGAATTATAAATTtcatgtaaaaatttaaaaactaaaaatatatttaactaaaaatttaattggCTAAAATATTAAAGCTGTATAATTGGGTCCTAGAATATATTTTGGAAAGGTTTATAATTTGTTTCAAGTGATTTTTAGTTGTTAAATATTGTTtaggaaaaagataaaatagaagatTTGGTTTGTGCTTACTGATGAAATCAATGATGAGTCTGCCATCGCAGTTTCTTGTAGGGAATTTTCCAGGAAAGTTTTGACCATTGGGAGGAAAAACCATTGCAAATGCTGCAGAAAATGTTCCTGTGTCTGAATTTGAGTCTCCAAAGTTATAAATTGCTGAGTATTCTTTATGCTTATTATCATCATCTTCTCCCTTTCCTCCTATCATCATTAAACCTaccaaaccaaaaacaaaaaacatcatcttcaatcccatgtttcatcacacaccatAAACAAATCAACTTATTCAACATATAAACAGTTTCTTTCTCAATCTCACGTTTCAAATCCATAAAAtgtatgttatgtttttttacgtttaattaacttttaagtaACTCATAAATTTTAGGTATTTTTagtcaaatatttattactagAAAGTTTTTGtctgaaattctaatttttttttataacttttgtttaattaaacattcaaaatattttttttatatttgtatcaatgtttatatatatatatatatatatatatatatatatatatatatatatatatatatatatgaagtatgtacttattactttttttcttctagtCTTTAATTTGCTTTATCACTTCGTTATTTTCATCTCTAGTCTCGTTTAACTTACTAGTCAACTAAAGTTGATCCAcaaattagaaatgaaaaaaaaaattatttgttgacGACAAAATGAATTAGTAAGCActtagataaagataaaataaatattttaaacatttaaaagaacaaaaaaaaattaataaaaattcaattgagTATTGATATTTTTAGTCATGTTTGTCTTGTTGGTGAATCAGAAATAGGTAAAGCTCACTTAAACAGCTATgttctactaaattaaaataaaaaataaagattataagagattgatttttttatatgtatgatTTGAACTGTAAACACAAGaataatatttctataattaaattattcaattttttatgatattttgaatGTGATATAATGCTCTAAATTGTAATGAATATATtgcttttaaatgaaataaggCAACGAGATATATGTCATTTATTACAAggattaaaaagataaatattgatCTAAATAgatagataaagataaaaaaaaaatgcttatttACTTTAAGATTAAAAGAGGCATGAGTGTAACAAAGAAAAGtgatagaataaaaatttaaggctttaaataattatttgtggaAGCTTTGAAGGAATCCACAATGAAGTAACAACCTTGATGAAAGGAGCATGTGTACTTAAGGAACCTTCCTTTTATTGAATAGGTTAAATTCTATTCAAATCTTTAGAAACATTTGACCGACAAAACTCTGAGAATCCTAACTTTGGCCATTATGGACATTGGACAATCCCCATTAGGACATTGTGGGGTTCATATCTTCCCATACCCACTTAgcttttttctattattattattattatttttcttcactttcaaaGCATATCCACACTATAGTTGTTTCAATCATGCAGAAGAAATCTGATAGTATTGGAAGGTTTGGTAGTTTACATGGGATCTTACATTTCCATAATGCCAATCTATACATGTGGAATTTACTCTATGAAACTTAGATTCActtagattttcaaaaatgaGTTATGAAAgttgaataatttttgtttttcccattcaaaacttgaaaatttcagcaagtttttatctttttcactcTGGGTAACACGAAACACACAGGGATGATAATTACTGTTATTCAACACATAAGGTCAAGTAGTTCAACAAACTATTGCTAAGAAGGAAGATAAAACCTGGAAGGGAAAAAAACCCCTTCAATATTCACTATCTGAATCGCTCTTCTTGAGGTAATATTTACACAAGAGTGCATACAGTAGCAGACTCACTGCACTTAACCATGATAGAAGCCAATAGTAATTGTCCAAACGTGCTTCAACCATATCATCACAGAACCAGCTTGGTATTCCCTTTGAACTTGTGTAAACTTCAACTAGTGTGATCAGCAGTGCACTCACAAAGCTTCCAACCCCAAAAACACTGGTGTACAAGGCAATTCCCATTGTTCTCATTGTCCTGGGAACTTCCCCATAGAAGAACTCTTGCATGCCAACAACAGTGAAAATGTCTGAGATGCCAAGAAGAATGTACTGTGGTAGCAGCCAGAAAATGCTTAGAGGCACTGTCTCTGAATGTAATCCTGCACTTCTCATTTGCCTTCCAATCTCAAGCCTTCTAGTCTCAACTAGAGCTGCAATAACCATGGCTATGATTGAGAGAACCATTCCAATTCCCATCCTTTGCATCACACTTATACCCTTGTCCTGCCTAGTAATCACCTGAGCGATTGGTATGAATATTTTGTCGTACAGTGGCATCAGTAGTATTATGGACAATGTTATAGCACTTTGGAGTGTGGCTGGTGGGATCTTGAAATCTGCACCAATGTTCCTCTTCATGGTCATGCCTTGTTTTGTGAAAAATGTGGCAGGCTGCTGGAAAATCACTGCAAACATTAGAAGCATTGTCCATATGGGCAAAAGCCTCACCATAACCTTGACATTTTTTAGCAGATACATGCCACTTCTAGAATCATCATTCAAATCCTTCAGGCTTTCCAAGTTTTCAGGACAAAGGGGTTTCTCTTGAAGcctaaaacaagaaaaacaaatattcatGTTAAGTACATTGAGTATGTCATGGTAGTAAGTTTAAGGCTTAATTGTACTTATGCTACTcctattattaatgaaattcaattttGGTCCTTTAATTGTGCAATTTTAATTCATCTGTTAATATCTAGTATGTGTAAATGCTGACTTGAACCTCTCATGCATTGCCACATCTACATTTCTGTCAAATATTGGATGTCAAGTTAAAAGATGAACCAAAATTGTACCATTAAAACAGTAGATGACCAAATTTGCATGATAAAACAGGGAGATCAAATTGAACTTCAGTGATAATAAGGAATGAATGGTGCAATCAAGTCTAAATGTGACTTTCTGTGAAAGTGGAACTTACTCTAGCTCCAGAACTTCAGACTTGTCATTAGGTAGGGTAATTTCACAATGGAAACATCTCAATGCAGAAGCTTTTATGGTTTGAAAAATGTTCATGATGGGCTTCTTAGCTTCAAGGACCTCATGCTgtttatatagatatataggGCTTCCACCAGAGAAAATCAAAATGGACATAATCATTGAAATAGCAGGGATGGCAAATCCTAGCACCCATCCAAAAGTGTCCTGGATGTAGGACATGACTGTAACACCCAGAAGGCTTCCACTGCAAACACCAAAATACCACCACTGGAAGAATAGAGTTTTTTTGTTGTAACTTTTATCATCTTTGCTACAAGGCAATTCTTCCTCCTCGCCAAGTTGATCTGCTCCAAAGGCTTGCAGAGATGGGTTATATCCACCTTGGCCTAATGAAATTAAgtagagagacagagagagaaaTGAAGAAGACATTGTTCTGTTTCTGTGATGCCATGACCTTGCTAATGCTGTTGTTGTTAATGCTACAAGTCCCTAAGAAGAgaacacaaaacaaaatatagttacTAGCAGATGCATCCACAAAATGCTGCCATGTCACTGTACATGTTCATAATGTAACAAAACCACATactaataatatgaaaatttgtcaAGCACTTCAAAACCACTGTGTACATTGGTCTTACTTTGTTTTCCGATGAATAAGTTACCCCTATTGATATGAATTCAAGATATCAAATCAGTTCTGCATGACACCATAATTGGTAAATAACTTTAGGTTATTTCACCGAGGGATTTGTTTCAATAATGATCGCCTTTTAGCTAGTGGTGctataattcttaatttaataacTTAAGAAAAGGAGTAGTGCTATGcttttttctaaagttaaagtaagacaaaaaatttataataatataactttgtGTACTGTAAATTTGGTGACTTCACTTGAGTTACTTCCATGAAGTTGCATGCCATGGATTCCCATTTCAAAGTCcacttttgaaataaaaatttatttgtatttatccATTCCATTAGTATTAATTACTGTTTTTTAATCATGCCCTTATTTCAAcataactttttcaaatatactTTACACATGTTATGTCATGTTagtaagttaaaaataattttattataaatgatgaTAACAACTCTCCTGTTCCTTAATTTGTGTGATATCCTTCTAACTCAACAGATAAGAATGAGAACAGAAATGAAGGCAGTAActatttcaattcaattattGAGATGTTCTCCTAGTCAATAGAGGACATAAATAATGATAAGCTTCTAAATAAGAACATACTGTATCAATTTTGAGTTACTACAGTGAAGGTAAcaagaatattatatttatttcccAGTAGTGGATGCACACAAAAACAAGATTGTCCACGTGTACCATTTGTGTGAATTACTATAAATGGATATTTATCTATCACGTGTGGCTAAACATATCAAATTCAGTACCTAAGATAGCTTGCTGCAGCTTGCAGAGCTATAAAATAGTATTCAAATTAAGGCATTTACTCCTAGCTATGCTTGGAATATTCCATCAGACATTTTAGTGTTTGATAATTTGTTTGTTGTGAAGTTTGTTCTACTGATGCAGAAGAAAATACCAGTTCTTTAATATGATGAAGTATCACATGTTCTTCCTCACCAATGAAACTCTTTCcatcagttttcttttttaatcaaaGTTTGGATAGATATTTTAGTGGGGTGTAGAGAATCAGATTTCAAAGGTAGTAAAACGTGTGGCACTAAGGTTGACAGAAGGTGAAATGTTAATTAACTgagaagggtccaaaacactGAAATATCCTTATGTGAGAAGAGTGCATATGACTCGGACTCCAATTTACAGAATCAATGGATATCCTAATCATGTGTTACACAGAGTAGGTCAGCTAAATTACCAGCCACATACatgtttcatatttaaattcaGAAGTGGCCAATAAAGTTAGGAGGCAAAAGAATCAAGAGCTATGATAAAGCTCCCATATATAACTAAGAACAAAAGTTATATGCATGTCTTTAGATTTGTTTTTTTCAGACTGTTCTCTACTCAGAATTGAAATTGCACCTTAGTGACTTATGTGATCTTTAATTGAAACCTTTGTTATGCAAATTTTTTAAGAGAAAGTTCAACTGTAATtagaaaagaaacataaaagcaCCTAGATGAGTGCATTTAAGTTTTGTCCTGatacaaaaatacataaaaatgtgaaagaaaggGTGAAAGAAAATTTGTGGAGGGTGACTCACCACAAAATACAGGAAAGATGAGACCATTATGGTGGAATATTTGTGCCAATATGCGTCGGCAATGGGTGCCACCAGCAAAGGCATTATGGAAGTAAAGCCTACCCAACTGTTAACCATTTTTGCTGCAGATGAGTTGCTCAAGTTCACAACATCAGTTAGGTATGTCACCAGATTAGATGCCACCCCCTTGAATGCAAACCTCTCTATTCCTGCAATGGCTGTCAAAGTGCACCAATAAACATGTCAAAAGTTAAGTTTTAACCCCAAATAAAATTGGCCTAATAGAAAGTCAGAAAGGGCAAGAACACTAGACTTCTAATATTTGTTAGATTCTTGATCCTGTCTTTTCTCTGATATTTTATAAGATGCTAGAATACAATACAACTCCTTTCTGATCTTCTCAGTTTTCAAGGgacttttcatttttcacatactcagaaaatatattttgagtgGATATAGTATCCCAAGACAAGAATCACAACACAAATCAATCCCTTTAAGATCCGTCTCAGTAAGTTATTATCAAAAGATGGTGAATAAGACACATTTATTTAGAACCAGAGAGAAAGCCATCATTGGGATTATTTATGATACTTCCCTCTTCTCATCCAAGCATGATTCTCAAGAGCAACTATCATGCTTAATCATAAGCAAATTCAAGTGCAATAAGATGGTTGAAAACACCACAGTGGACAAAAAAATGCTTACCTATGAGAAGAATGCATGACTTATTGAGCCTCTGCTGTCTCTGTCCACCTGCCATGAGAAAGAGATACACCAAATAATGCACTAACCAACCAAACCAGCACTCTGAACTTCTCCAAAAGAGCCTAAGAGAACAACAAGAGAACCACAAAGCAAAGTGGGTTTTGCTTCCTCATGAACATGTTTTGGCA
Coding sequences:
- the LOC106774576 gene encoding protein NRT1/ PTR FAMILY 5.8; translated protein: MAGGQRQQRLNKSCILLIAIAGIERFAFKGVASNLVTYLTDVVNLSNSSAAKMVNSWVGFTSIMPLLVAPIADAYWHKYSTIMVSSFLYFVGLVALTTTALARSWHHRNRTMSSSFLSLSLYLISLGQGGYNPSLQAFGADQLGEEEELPCSKDDKSYNKKTLFFQWWYFGVCSGSLLGVTVMSYIQDTFGWVLGFAIPAISMIMSILIFSGGSPIYLYKQHEVLEAKKPIMNIFQTIKASALRCFHCEITLPNDKSEVLELELQEKPLCPENLESLKDLNDDSRSGMYLLKNVKVMVRLLPIWTMLLMFAVIFQQPATFFTKQGMTMKRNIGADFKIPPATLQSAITLSIILLMPLYDKIFIPIAQVITRQDKGISVMQRMGIGMVLSIIAMVIAALVETRRLEIGRQMRSAGLHSETVPLSIFWLLPQYILLGISDIFTVVGMQEFFYGEVPRTMRTMGIALYTSVFGVGSFVSALLITLVEVYTSSKGIPSWFCDDMVEARLDNYYWLLSWLSAVSLLLYALLCKYYLKKSDSDSEY